The Dehalococcoidia bacterium genome includes the window TGCAGCGTACTCTTGGCAAACGGCTTCTCATCGATTTCAATCCCCAAAGCCACCTTCCATCGAATATCAAAGGCCGCCCTTTGCCATGCTTCCTCATCGCTTACTCGATCATGCGTCTGCAGCAGCAACGCCGTCGCCAGCAGGCTTGGCGGCACACTCGCACGCCCGTTATCAGGACAGTAAATCTCGGCAAAAGACCCATCCTCGAACAACTGCCCCCTCATCGACGCCAAGAATCCATAGAACGAATCGCGGCCCACATGCTCCACATAAAGATTATCCGCTTCGAACAACCCCTTCTGTACCGACCGTTTTCCAAGCATTCGCCAACCCCTTTCCGTCTCGTTGGCTTAAGTATACTTGTCCCTATGCTCCACTACTACCACTTTTCGGCCGGATTTCTAGTCTGCAATCACAACGGAGATTAATCCACTCCTTCAATCTCTGTGGTTTCTTTAATCGTCGCAGAGGCCCATAACAGGAATAGGTTACACGTTCCTCCTACCCCAACAGTATGTTCGATGAAGACGTATCCTCTGTTGCTGACCACACCCACTTTTCGACCCTCTCGAGCGACGCAATCGCGCTCAAATTACTTGATCGTCCTTCAGCTTCACAATGTCCTCCCATGTGTAACCCAGCACTTCAGTCAACACCTCCTCTGTATGTGCGCCGAACTCCGGGGCCGGCAACCTGATCGACGCCGGTGAGCGTGTGAAGTGCATCGGAAAACCTGCCTGAGTCATCTTCCCCCAGACGGGATGATCGAAATCAACGATATATCGATTGGCCCGTACCTGGGGATCCTGCATCATTTCCGGAATTGTGTTGACTGACTCGTATATCAGGTCTCCGGCACTGCCCAAGTTTTGCAGCCACTCGGCTCTTGTCTTGGTGGCAAAAGTCTCATCCATAATAGCGATACACTCGGCGGCGTTTCGACCTCTGACCACCATGTTCTCGAACCGGGGGTCATTCTGAATGTGTTCTAACCCCAAAGCATGACACAGGTCGGCCCAGTATCTATCTGCCTGGACACCGGACAGCATGATCCATTTGTCATCTTTGCACTTGTAGTAATTCCAGAGCGGATTACCGCAATTGTTTCTGTCCCTCCGAGTCATAGGCTCTCCCAGCATGCTCTGGAAGTCGACATACATGCTGAGTAAGTGGATCATGCTGCCGAACATGGAGGTCTGTACCTCTTGCCCAATTCCCGTCCTTTCTCGATACAGGAGGGCCGCTACAATGGCAAAGGCCGTCATGACTGCACCCATGCGGTCAGCCGGCGCACCACGAGCCGCCAACGGAGGCATCGAGGGTTCCCCGAACACGTACATCAGTCCCGATCTTGCCTGTCCACTGAGATCCATGGCGGTCCTGTCCTTATCCAGCCCCTCTGACCCAAAACTGGACGCAGTCGCATATATCAAGAGCGGGTTGTGCTTGGAAAGCACTCCATAATCCGCCTTCAACTGCTGCATAACCGACTGGCGCTTGTTATGGACTACCACGTCCGACTTCGCGACAAGTTCATAGAGTATTCTCCTTCCCTCCGCTTTACCCAAATCCACCGTGACAGACTTCTTGTTCCGGTTGCAGTGTTCGAAGAACCAGTTCTGCCCGGATACTCCGCAAGTGGCACCCTGAGCCTGCATCATGCCGCGCGATGCATCGCCGGTGACCCTATCTTCTATCTTGATGACTTCAGCCCCTAGATCGCCCAGCATAGCCGTAGCACCGGGTCCGACTAGCCAGTGACCCATGTCGATAACCCGAATCCCCTCCAGAATCATTGTCATATACAATACCCTCTTTCCTTTCGTCTCATTCAAGCAACCTATTGGCATATAGCCCTCTGGGCTCTGCAAATCAAGCTTCCCAACTGGTCACCCTGAGCAAGTAAGGGAGAAGCGCCTTAATTTCTCAATTGACACTCAGAATGACGAAATGCCCAATACTTGCGCACCAAACGCCGCTCCCAAGCGCCGTTCGTCTTCCAGTGAGGTCGGCCCGATTGCAGAGCCCAAGAATTAGGTCGACTATCTTACGATCACTTGACTAAATCTCCTCAGTCAGTGATTACATTAGCTTTGCCGTCCTTAAGCAACACTATCACCCCCTTGAAGTTGTGGGTTCCATCCCGATTTATCTTAAATGATCCTCCGGGCGCATTGTCCCATTGAAAATTGCCCGAGCGAAGCGCTTGGGCAATTTTAGCCGGGTTGTCGGAGCCAGCCAACTCTACGCCCTTTAGGGCGACCCAGAGTGTCTGATACATAGCTACATGTCCGCCGCTAGGAGTACTCCCTGGATACGTCTTGACCCAGACACGCTCGAAAGCTTTGCTGCCTGAATCTGGAAGCCCGGGAGTCCACAGAGTCCAACTGTAGGTACCATCAGCCCCGACCTCTTTTGAAGCGGGGCCGGTTGCGGCATTGTCCCCAGCTACAACCTTAATGTCACCCCACCCACCCAGCGAAGGTATCTGTTTGAATATGGCCTGATAGGTCGTGTCCATCCCAGAGGTGTTTGTGATTAACACGTCTGGATTATCATGCTTGATGCGCGTAAGGAGAGCGCTGAAATCGACGGTGCCAACATCGTAGTATTGTTCAGAACCGATCGTTACGCCTGCGGCTTCAAGAAGGCCCTTCATTAACTCGACACGGTGGTGAATATCCTGCATCTCTACACTGAGAAAGCCCACTTTCTTGGGCTTAAAATTGTTCAGCACGAATTCACTCACCAGGGTACTCACGTCACTGGCGTTCGGATAAATACCTCGCACAGTAAATGGCAAATCGCTTAGGTTCTCCGGGGTTGAACCCACGCTCACGAGCGGTACTTTATTATCCTCCGCCGCATCCGATGCCGCGGTGAGAGAAGCTGCCGTCGCCCCGCCAACGGCCACTACCGCAACATTATCGAGCGCCAGCTTTTTGTAGCCGGTTACGGTATCGGATACCTTGGTCGCGTCATCCTGTTTGATCCAGTTAACGGGCCTCATCACTCCGCCAACATTGATACCTCCTGCCTCTTTCAGTTGTGTGTTAATGATCTTCAGCACCTCATCAACAAGGTTACCAGCCCTTGCTGCTCCACCGCTCCACGAGGTCAGAACCCCAATGCGCACAGGCTCTTGGGAGACAATCGGCGTAGTTATCGCCGCAGGGGTTGTCACCCCGGGCGTTGTTGCTGGTGGTGTCATAGTTTTCTCCCCGTTATTATCACCACCACAAGCCAACAGAGCCGAGAGTACGAATACCAGAGTGAGAGCTAGTGCTGCAATCTTATACCTCAAACTCGCATGATTATACACGTATCACCTCCATCTTCGTTTTACCTGTTTGCCTTTGGTGTCAGCCTCATTTCTCACTGGTTCGCATATCTCCACCTCCCAATCAAAGTTGACTTGCTCGGTAGCGATTTTGTGCCAAAAAACCTAAATCCCGAAGACGGTTTTTGAACGGCCTCAATTCATAGGGCAAACAACTTCTAGACCTGATTCTAAGCCACCATACCTTGCGTGCCATTTATGAAGGTTGCTGACCTTCTTCTCTCTGATGCGTCGTGTTTTGCCCAATTATCTGGGAAGTTTATTCTGGGCGCTCGGTCTGATTATCAAGCATGGGCTTTCTGGCTGTTGGTCTGTTAATCCGTTGCGGCCTTCCCTTGATCGCTACGCATATCATCTGCGTTGCTTTTCTGTATCGATATTCAAGAAACCAGCACTAAATCAGGACCGAACCCCCATTGACACTCAGGGTCTGGCCGGTGATATGTCCAGAAACTCGATCTGACACCATGAACAACACCGCATTGGCAATATCCTCTGGCGTACCTAACTTGCGCAGAGGATATCTCTTGGCCCATTTCTCCAGGACTTCCGGCTGCATCATCCCTTGTATTTCTTTACGATGCCAATTGCTCATTTCCCCTACCTCGTTTGCTTTTGCCGGAGTCAGCGCCGGGCAAATCACGTTCAGTCGTATGCCGTGTGGTCCCATTTCAAAAGCCAGGCTCCTTGTCAAGCCGATCACGCCAGCCTTTGCACTGGCATATACGGCCCCCTTGGCCTCGAAGGTTCTGCCTGCATCCGAGCCGATGGAGACGATAGCTCCGCTCTTCTGTCGCATCATCGGTCCCAACACCGTCCGGGTACAATACAACACGTTTCTGAGGTTGAGTCCAATTGTTCTTTCCCATATGGACAGATCTTCCTCAATGAATTTGCACGGGATATGGCCAGCTCCAGCGTTGTTTACCAGAATGTCTATGCGCTCGAACCTACCCAACGTTTCTTCAACCATCCGTTGTATTTGCTTCGGCTCGGTCACATCGGTTTTCGAGGCCCAAATATCGACGGCCCCGACCCGCTTTGCCTCCTTCACGACTTTTCGGGACTGAATCTCATCTATATCAGCGATGACGATTTTGGCACCTTCCCTGGCTAGCCCCAGAACAATGGCACGCCCGATGTTTGATGCGCCTCCGGTGACAATCGCCGTCTTGCCCTCCAACTCCAAGTCCATCTTTCACCCCAGGGTTATTGTCGTGTTTTCCTCTTGACCTCGACCAGTTCGTAACGGACGCCGACGACCTCGTCGACATCCACAAAAGCGAGCCTCACTCCGGGGAGACGGTGGTGCCAAACGGGCTCTGATTCGTCTCTGGTCAGCTCAGCCAGCATTTCCTCCAGGTCTTCTACGAGGTACCCCAGATGATGAAGCCCCCCTCCTCTTGACCAGTAGAAGTCTCTTATGTCCGCGTCGGCCTCCAAAACTTGGAAGAGCTCGATTTCAACGGGACCGGGATGGGTAGTGAAGGCTGCCTTCATCTTCCAGTCTCTCGGCTGACCGCGAAAAATGGCGCCCGTCAGCTGAAACTCTTCAACGCGGAAGGGCCCCCAGCCGAAGCGAAAGATGGAATGCGCTACTGCCCTGTCCACATCTCTAACCAGAATGCCCATTTGCCATAGCGATGGCAGTTTTAATGTGTGTTGTTGGTTCGGCATGGATGGTTCCTCCTCTTCGCCGGCGTGGCAAAACACTTTCGCATCCGGATTGCAGATGTCCTGTTCCCTAGTATCTAACCATCTGATCGTTTTCCAGATCGGTTCACATCGCTCGTTTCAATCAGCTCACCTTGGTCTTCCGCCCGGTATACTTTGCACGCTATGCCATTGGTTGTCCACGATCCGCTCACCGGGTCCGGTACCTGATGTTCCTCATCAATGACCACGTTTATGTTAGAACGCCAGAGTCCATGAAGTGAGGGCTCTGCACCGGGTTCCTCAGGAAACCACCAGCCATGCTGAGCATGTACCACATCGCTGGCAATGCCTTCAAAGTGCCGGCACTTGTGCTTGCTTCTCCCTGAAGGAGTCTCGATCCACAGCCAATCCCCATCTCCTATGCCTAACGTAGCCGCCGTTAACGGGTTAAGCTGCGCAATTGGGTCAGGGGTCTTCTGGCGACAGGGCTTGAGCTGGCGAGAACCTGAATGGTGATACTGCAGTATCCTGCCCCCGGTGATCAAGGTCAGAGGATACTCGCTGGCAATCTTGGCAGATGAAAACCGGGGCTGTGGAGAGTCTTGGTAACTGGGTAAGGGATCGCCTCCTAGTTCTTCAAGAACGGTGGAATAAAGCTCGAACTTTTCGGTGCGGGTACCGAAGCCCAACCTCTCATATTTCTTGAATTCGTGACGCGGAACATCAACTCCTCCTTTGGCAACAAACTGCTCGAAGCTGATCCCCAGCGGGGCTACCACGTGATCATAGGCCTCTTCTAGGGTCTCCCATGGCCAATATTCGTCCTGCCCCAACCTCTTTCCAAGCTCACGCCAGAAATAGTATTCTGTCTTGCGTTCATACCTAGGGGTAAGCGCTGCTTCGCCTCCAATCAGGCCGGCCCAATAGTCGCCCCCGAAGAGCACCGGCCTCTCCAGACAGGAAGCCGGTGGAAGGACATAATCAGCGAGTTGGCAGGTGGGAGTCATGAAGATGTCCATCGCTACATGCAGATCAATCTTCTTCATCGCTTCGATTATCTGCCCGGTGTTAGGATTGCACACCAGAGGATTGTGCGATACGGTTATCATGCCTTTGACAGGATAGGGTTTCCCCGTAATCATGGCACGGAATACCGAGGGGGGATGGGCGGCCATAAGCCACATGGGAGAGGCAGGCCTAGGGGTAACCCTCTTAATGTTCTTGGCGATCTTTTCGTACACCGGCCAGGTGAGAAACTTCCCTTTCCCGGATATCATTTTAGCCTTTTGCTCCTGAGGAAGCTTGTCGCTGAGTGC containing:
- a CDS encoding transposase is translated as MLGKRSVQKGLFEADNLYVEHVGRDSFYGFLASMRGQLFEDGSFAEIYCPDNGRASVPPSLLATALLLQTHDRVSDEEAWQRAAFDIRWKVALGIEIDEKPFAKSTL
- a CDS encoding CoA transferase, whose product is MTMILEGIRVIDMGHWLVGPGATAMLGDLGAEVIKIEDRVTGDASRGMMQAQGATCGVSGQNWFFEHCNRNKKSVTVDLGKAEGRRILYELVAKSDVVVHNKRQSVMQQLKADYGVLSKHNPLLIYATASSFGSEGLDKDRTAMDLSGQARSGLMYVFGEPSMPPLAARGAPADRMGAVMTAFAIVAALLYRERTGIGQEVQTSMFGSMIHLLSMYVDFQSMLGEPMTRRDRNNCGNPLWNYYKCKDDKWIMLSGVQADRYWADLCHALGLEHIQNDPRFENMVVRGRNAAECIAIMDETFATKTRAEWLQNLGSAGDLIYESVNTIPEMMQDPQVRANRYIVDFDHPVWGKMTQAGFPMHFTRSPASIRLPAPEFGAHTEEVLTEVLGYTWEDIVKLKDDQVI
- a CDS encoding ABC transporter substrate-binding protein, translated to MTPPATTPGVTTPAAITTPIVSQEPVRIGVLTSWSGGAARAGNLVDEVLKIINTQLKEAGGINVGGVMRPVNWIKQDDATKVSDTVTGYKKLALDNVAVVAVGGATAASLTAASDAAEDNKVPLVSVGSTPENLSDLPFTVRGIYPNASDVSTLVSEFVLNNFKPKKVGFLSVEMQDIHHRVELMKGLLEAAGVTIGSEQYYDVGTVDFSALLTRIKHDNPDVLITNTSGMDTTYQAIFKQIPSLGGWGDIKVVAGDNAATGPASKEVGADGTYSWTLWTPGLPDSGSKAFERVWVKTYPGSTPSGGHVAMYQTLWVALKGVELAGSDNPAKIAQALRSGNFQWDNAPGGSFKINRDGTHNFKGVIVLLKDGKANVITD
- a CDS encoding SDR family oxidoreductase, translated to MDLELEGKTAIVTGGASNIGRAIVLGLAREGAKIVIADIDEIQSRKVVKEAKRVGAVDIWASKTDVTEPKQIQRMVEETLGRFERIDILVNNAGAGHIPCKFIEEDLSIWERTIGLNLRNVLYCTRTVLGPMMRQKSGAIVSIGSDAGRTFEAKGAVYASAKAGVIGLTRSLAFEMGPHGIRLNVICPALTPAKANEVGEMSNWHRKEIQGMMQPEVLEKWAKRYPLRKLGTPEDIANAVLFMVSDRVSGHITGQTLSVNGGSVLI
- a CDS encoding VOC family protein, which codes for MPNQQHTLKLPSLWQMGILVRDVDRAVAHSIFRFGWGPFRVEEFQLTGAIFRGQPRDWKMKAAFTTHPGPVEIELFQVLEADADIRDFYWSRGGGLHHLGYLVEDLEEMLAELTRDESEPVWHHRLPGVRLAFVDVDEVVGVRYELVEVKRKTRQ
- a CDS encoding molybdopterin-dependent oxidoreductase, which gives rise to MADQVKKGVCGLCIQHCFIGVRVRNGEFVGIEPVQIGDSPAAKRATSIVKGCIKNRAAKEFLYHPMRVNYPQKRVGERGQDRWQRITWEQALDEIAEKLKRIADVYGPEAVLFAANAELGTPDEFRGRFQNLFGSPNYVASQHICYGVAQTLALALSGSNIFLSPIQSETRCIMLLATNPAQSNRPLWLQILDARKSGLKLIVIDPRRTESTRIADIWLQPRPGTDAALLLSMMHVIITEGLHNREFVQQYCYGFDQLRERVKDYPPEKVSHITRVPADRIREAARLYATSKPAITWGRALERVPNTVSALHAKLLLPAMTGNLDVRGGDRMNLPHPSAVLSGETALSDKLPQEQKAKMISGKGKFLTWPVYEKIAKNIKRVTPRPASPMWLMAAHPPSVFRAMITGKPYPVKGMITVSHNPLVCNPNTGQIIEAMKKIDLHVAMDIFMTPTCQLADYVLPPASCLERPVLFGGDYWAGLIGGEAALTPRYERKTEYYFWRELGKRLGQDEYWPWETLEEAYDHVVAPLGISFEQFVAKGGVDVPRHEFKKYERLGFGTRTEKFELYSTVLEELGGDPLPSYQDSPQPRFSSAKIASEYPLTLITGGRILQYHHSGSRQLKPCRQKTPDPIAQLNPLTAATLGIGDGDWLWIETPSGRSKHKCRHFEGIASDVVHAQHGWWFPEEPGAEPSLHGLWRSNINVVIDEEHQVPDPVSGSWTTNGIACKVYRAEDQGELIETSDVNRSGKRSDG